The genomic interval GGCGCCCTGGAATTTTCCGAATACACGGCGTCGGACATCATGGTTCCGCTGGACAACCTGGTCATGCTGAAGGCGGCCACCACACCGGTGGAGTTTGAAAAAGCCGTCAGCAGGACCGGTTTTTCGAGGTTCCCGATGCTGGACGATGACGGCATGCTGTCCGGATACCTCCACGTGAAGGATGTGCTGTCCATTCCTGAGTCGGACTACCAGCACCCCATCGCCGAAAGCAGGATCCGTTCGCTGGCCAACCTTGCGCTGGACGACGAGGTTGAAACGGCCATGTCCGTCATGCAGCGCACGGGCTCACACCTGGCCCGCGTGATCGGCACGGACGGGCAGACCCATGGCGTCCTCTTCCTGGAAGACGTGATCGAGCAGCTGGTGGGAGAGATCCGGGACGCCACGCAGGCCACCGGCATCAGGAGGCTGGGCGAGCCGAACGGTGACTGAGCGCGCCCGGGTCCGCTAGCGACCGGCCCGGCTATCCTAAATAGGAATCATTCACATTTGGGGGTAAGCTTTTTGGAGACGCAAAAGTCCATCCCTGTACTGAACTGAGGTTTCCGTGCGCCACCCCGCCGCCATCCGAACGTCCCTCGCAGCCCTCGCCGGCGTGAGCCTGCTGCTCACCGCCTGCGGCCCCGGAGGCGGTGCACCGTCGGCGACGTCCGGCCCGGAGTCATCCGCCGGCGTCGTCGAGGTGGTGGCGTCCACCAACGTGTACGGGGACATCGCCGCGATCATCGGCGGGGACAAAGTCAACGTCACCTCCCTCATCACCAAGACCAGCCAGGACCCGCATTCGTACGAGGCCACCGCGCAGGACCGGCTGCTGGTGTCCAAAGCGGAATTGGTGATCGAGAACGGCGGCGGCTACGACGCCTTCCTCCACAAGATGGCCGACGACAGCAACATCCCGCACAGCAATATCGTCACGGCCGTCGAAGTGGCTGGCCTGGCTCCGGAGGAAGGCCACGCCGATTCGTCGTCGTCGGCGGCGAGCGAGTCAGCTGACGGCCACCACCACGAGCACGGTGAGTTCAACGAGCACGCCTGGTACAGCCTGGATGCCATGGGTAAGCTCGCTGATTCACTGGCGGCAAAACTGGGTGAACTCGAACCGGGATCAGCCGCCCTGTTCACTTCCAATGCCGCAACCTTCAAAGCCGGGGTGGACGGCCTGGCCGTCAAGCTCGCCGCACTGAAGGCCAACGGAACAGGCGCAGCCGTGGCCGTGACGGAACCTGTCCCGCTGTACTTGCTCGAGGCAGCCGGGCTGGAGAACAAGACTCCGGCCGACTACACCGCCGCGATCGAGGAAGGCTCGGACGTCCCGCCCGCGGTGCTGAAGGCAGCCACGGACCTGGCGGGATCCAAGGACATCAGGTTCCTGGCCTACAACGCGCAGACAGAGGGACCCCAGACACAGGCGCTGAAAAAGGCAGCCGAAGCAGCCGGCGTTCCCGTCATTGACTTCAGCGAAACCCTGCCCGAAGGCAAGACGTACCTGCAGTGGATGACGGACAATGTTGACAACGTCAGCAAAGTTTTGGAGAAAAATAGTTGAAACCGGTGGTCAGCCTCCGCGGGGCGTCCCTGCAGTTCGGCAAACGCTTGCTCTGGGAGGATCTCGACCTGGACATCAGGCCCGGTGAGTTTTTCGCCGTCCTGGGCCCCAACGGCAGCGGAAAGACCAGTTTCCTCAAAGTTCTCCTGGGCCTGCAGGAACTGCAGTCCGGCCAGGCCACGCTTGGCGACCGTCCCGTGGAGCGGGGCAGCAACCTGATCGGCTACATTCCGCAGCAGAAATCCTTCGCTCCGGACACCCCCATGCGTGCCCGGGACCTGGTGGGGCTCGGCGTGGACGGCCACCGCTGGGGGCTGCGGCTGGGCAAGTCCCGGACAAACCGCAGGATCGATGAGCTCCTGGAACTGGTGGGCGCCAGTGACTACGCCAAAGTCCCCGTGGGCCAGCTCTCCGGCGGTGAGCAGCAGCGCCTCCGGGTGGCCCAGGCGCTGGCCACGGACCCCAAGGTCCTCCTCTGTGACGAACCGTTGCTGTCCCTGGACCTGCACCATCAGCAGGCCGTCAGCGCCCTGATCAACAAGCAGTGCCACGCCCAGAACAGCGCGGTGGTTTTTGTCACCCATGAAATCAACCCCATCATCGACTACGTTGACCGTGTGCTGTACCTGGTCGGCGGGCGGTTCCGCGTGGGGACCCCGGAAGAGGTCATGACCACCGAGGTCCTGTCAGAGCTCTATGGCAGCCACGTGGAAGTCATCCACGCGAACGGGCGCATCGTCGTCATCGGCCTGCCCGACGCGACCACGCACCATCACGCCGATGTCCACGCCACGGTGGGGGAGGTGGCCTGATGGATGCGGACAGCATCATCGGAGCGATTTTCAGCTTCGAGAACTACGGCGAGCTGCTGGTGCTGGTCCAGAACTCCATCTGGGCCGGGGCCGTGTTGGGCCTGCTGGGCGGGCTGGTGGGCACCTTCGTGATGAAACGGGACCTGGCGTTCGCCGTCCACGGCATCTCGGAGCTCTCCTTCGCCGGGGCGGCGTTTGCGCTCCTGATCGGCTCGGACATCGTGTTTGGCTCGCTCATCGGCTCGGTGGCGGCGGCGCTGCTCCTGGGCCTGATGGGCGTCCGGGCCCGGGATAAAAACTCCATCATCGGGGTGATCATGCCCTTCGGCCTGGGGCTCGGAATCCTGTTCCTGTCGCTCTACGAAGGCCGGGCCGCCAACAAATTCGGCCTGCTCACGGGGCAGATCGTGTCCGTGGACACCGTCCAGCTCCAGGTCCTTGCCGGCGCCGCTGTGCTGGTCATTGCAGCCCTGGCAGCCATCTGGCGCCCGCTGAACTTTGCCAGCGTTGATCCCGAACTGGCCGAAGCCCGCGGGGTGCCCGTACGGACGCTCGCGCTGATCTTCATGGTCCTGCTGGGAGTCAGCGTAGCGCTATCCATCCAGGTGGTGGGGGCGCTCCTGGTGCTCGCATTGCTGATCACTCCGGCAGCCGCGGCGCTCCGCGTGACGTCCGCTCCCGTGGCCGTCGTGGCGCTCAGCGTTGTTTTCGCCGTCACGGCCACGGTGGGCGGAATCCTGCTGGCCCTGGGCGGCCGGATCCCCATCAGCCCCTACGTCACCACGCTGTCATTCCTGATCTACGTGGTGTGCCGCGTCGTCGGCAGTGTCCGGGCCAAGAAGGGCATCAACGGCCGGCTGGTGCACGCCCGCTGAAACGGGCACACGCCGGATGCTTCCGGTTGCGGCGGCGCAGGCCGTCAGAGCTTGCCGGCGGCCCTAAGGGCTGTGCACTCCGGGCACAGGCCGAAGATCTCCACGGTGTGCGCCACCTCGGTATAGCCGTGTTCGGTGGCGATCCTGGCGGCCCAGGTTTCCACCGCCGGGGCCTCGACTTCCACGGCCTTCCCGCAGTTGCGGCACAGCAGATGGTGATGGTGCCCGGTCACGGCACAGCGCCGGTAAACGGCTTCGCCCTCACCGTTACGCAGCACGTCCACGAGGCCGTCGTCGGCGAGGGACTGCAGGATCCGGTACGCCGTTGCCAGGGAAACTGAGACGCCCTTGTTCTGCAGGATGCGGTACAGCTCCTGCGTGCTGACGAAGTCATCCAGCTCGTCCAGGGCAGCGCTGACTGCCACACGCTGCTTGGTGACGCGCTGCTCCTTGCCAGGCACACTGGCGGTGCCTGCGCCGGATGCAGCGGTCGACGGCGTGGCGTCAGCTTTGGTGCCGAACGGCATGAAGGTACTCGCTTCCCTGAGGGACGGTGGCAATCATCAAGATTACCAGCCGCGGCTGAACAGCCGGACGCCCCTTGGACAGGCTTGGGGCCGGACCCTAGGCTGGCGCTATGAAGCTGACAAAATACACCCACGCGTGCGTCCGGCTTGAGAAGGACGGCGGGGTGCTGGTGCTGGATCCGGGAACATTCTCCGAGACGGCCGAAGCCCTGGCCGGGGCGCAGGCCGTGCTCATCACGCACGAGCACGCCGACCATGTGGATGTGCCGGCCATGGTCAACGCACTGCGCCGCTCTGACGTCCTGGCGGTCTTCGCGCCGGCCGGAGTGGCCGCCCATCTGCGGGAGGAGGCGCCGCAGGCCGCAGTGCGGATCCACACCGTTGAACCCGGTTCCAGTTTTGACGCGGCCGGCTTCAACGTGCGCAGCTTCGGCGGACAGCACGCACTGATCCACCCGCAGGTTCCCATCGTGGCCAACATCGGCTACCTGGTGGACGGCAACGTCTACCACCCGGGGGACTCGTTCATCATCCCGGACGGTCTCAGCGTGCAGACACTGCTGGTTCCGCTCCACGCGCCGTGGAGCAAGGTCAGCGAGGTGGTGGATTTTGTCATTGCCGTCCGGGCCCCGCGTGCGTTCCAGATCCACGACGGGCTGCTCAACGAAACGGGCCTGAAGGTCGCAGAATCCCATGTTGCCCGGCTGGGCCGGAAATACGGCACCGAGTACACCCGCCTTGCCCCGCGGGAGTCAGTGGAGGTCTGACCGGCTACGCGTTCCAGACGCCGGTCTCGAAAAACCGGCGGATGACTTCCTCATACGGCTCGGGGTCCAGGCCCTGCCCTGACAGCCACGCGGGATTGTAGTAGTTGCCCGCATAGCGGTCGCCGCCGTCGCACATCAACGACACAATGCTGCCGCGCTGTCCCTTGGCCACCATTTCCGCCACAAGCTGCCAGACACCCCACAGGTTGGTGCCCGTGGACGGTCCGGCATGCAGGTCGGCGACCGTGCGCAGGTGCCGCATGGCTGCGATGGAGGCGGCATCGGGAACCTGGATCATGTGGTCGATGACGGCGGGCACAAAGCTCGGTTCCATCCGCGGCCGGCCGATGCCTTCGATCCGGGACGGCAGGCCGGTGCTGGCCTCACCCGCACCGCTCAGCCAGCCGGGGTAAAACGCGGAATTCTCCGGGTCTACAACCGCAAGGCGCGTGTCGTGGCCGCGGTAGCGCAGGTAGCGGCCAATGGTCGCACTCGTGCCTCCGGTCCCGGCACCGACCACGATCCAGCGGGGGACGGGGTGTTCCTCCAGCGCCAGCTGCCCGAAGATGGACTCCGCGATGTTGTTGTTGCCACGCCAGTCCGTGGCCCGCTCCGCGTAGGTGAACTGGTCCATGTAGTGGCCGTTGGACGTGGCGGCGACGTCCGCCGCCGCAGCATAAACCTCTGAGGCGTGGTCAACCAACAGGCACGAGCCGCCGAACTGTTCGATCAGCGCGATCTTCTCCGGGCTCGTCGTGCGGGTCATGACCGCTACGAACGGCAGGCCCAGGAGCTGCGCGAAATATGCCTCCGAAACAGCGGTGCTGCCGCTGGACGCCTCCACGATGGTGGTACCTTCGCGGATCCAGCCGTTGACCAGGCCGAAGAGGAACAGCGAGCGGGCCAGCCGGTGCTTGAGGCTCCCCGAACGGTGCGTGGATTCGTCCTTGAGGTAAAGCTGGACGCCCCAGTGCTCCGGGAGCGGCACCGAGTAGAGATGGGTATCGGCGGACCGGTTGTTTTCTGCATTGACTTTTCTGATGGCCTCGTCAGCCCAGGCCCGGTCCGCGCTCGCGTTCTTCACCGGATCAGCTTACCGGTGGCGCTCCCCGCCAGCCGTTCTGCCGCAGCTAGAGTTGGATCAGCGACTGCACACCCCACAATTGCAAGGAGAACGATGGGTCCACTGATGGCTGTCCCGGCTTTGGCGGCGCGTTTCGACGCCGGCCAGCGAACCGTGGTGCTGGACGTCCGCTGGGCGCTGGGGGACCCGCACGGCCGGGAACACTACCTTGAGGGGCACCTCCCGGGGGCAGTTTTTGTGGACCTCGCCACCGAGTTGGCGACGCCGGCCACCCCAGCCCGCGGCAGGCACCCGCTGCCCACCGACGCGGAATTCCAGGAAACTGCCAGGTGCTGGGGGATCAACAACGGCGACGTTGTGGTGGCCTATGACAACAGCGGCAACATGGCTGCCGCCCGGCTCTGGTGGATGCTCCGCAACGCCGGGCTACAGGACGTGTACCTGCTCGACGGCGGACTGGCCGCCTGGCGGGACGCCGGACTGCCGCTGGACACCGGACCCGTGGACGCCGCCGTCGGGCGTGTTTCCTTTGACGTTTCCCCTGCCGGAGGCAGGATGCCCAGCATCGACGCGGCCGGAGCGGCGGACTGGCCGGCAACCGGCGTCCTCCTGGACGCCCGGGCCGGCGAAAGATACCGGGGCGAATTTGAACCCGTCGATCCCCGCGCCGGCCACATTCCGGGCGCCCGGAGCGCACCCACAACGGAGAACATGGACGGGGCCGGGCATTTCCTGCCGGTGGACCTGCTGCGGCGCCGGTTCGAGGACCTCGGCGTCCGTGGCGACGTCCCGGTGGCCGTGTACTGCGGCTCGGGCGTGACCGCCGCCCATGAGGTGGCCGCCCTTGAAATCGCCGGATTCCGGGCCGCCCTCTATCCTGGATCCTTCTCGGAATGGTCGAACAATCCGGCCCTGCCGGTGGCGACGGGCAGCCAGCCGAATGGCCATGCGGCGGCCCGCGGGGGTAGCGTCGAAGGATGACCCCAGGACGCCCCGTACCGCCGCCCCTTGCCCGCCCCGTATTGCCGAACGACGATGCTGTTGCTGCTCATCCTGCTGCGGACCTGGACACCGTTCCCCGCACCGGCGTGCTGGCAGCCGCCTATGGCGCGGCTTCCGCCGACAGCGGCCTGGCACCCCTGACGCTGGCCCGGCGTGCCCCCAAAGAAGATGACGTCGAGATCGCCATCGAATTCTGCGGCCTCTGCCACTCGGACGTGCACGCCACGCGAGGCGAATGGGGCAGCCAGAAATATCCCCTGGTCCCTGGCCACGAGATCGTCGGAACCGTCAGCCGCGTCGGCTCGGCCGTGACTGACTTCATCCCGGGGGACCGCGTGGGCGTCGGATGCATGGTTGATTCCTGCCGCGAATGCGAGAGCTGCCTGGACGGCCTGGAACAGTACTGCGAAAACGGGCTGATCGGGACGTACGGCGCCAAGGATCCGCGCAACGGCGATGCCATCACCCAGGGCGGTTACTCGTCCGCCGTGGTGGTGGACCGGCGCTACGTGGTCCGAGTGCCCGGCAACCTGGACCCGGCCGCCGTCGCCCCCTTGCTCTGCGCAGGCGTCACCACGTTCTCTCCCTTGCGGCACTTCGACGTGGAGGAAGGCGACGTGGTGGGCGTGGTGGGGCTCGGCGGGCTCGGACACATGGCCGTGAAGCTCGCCAAGGCCATGGGGGCGCGGGTGGTGGTCTTCACCACCTCCGAAGCCAAGGTGCCGGCCGCACTGGAACTCGGAGCGGACGACGTGATCCTGTCCCGGGACAAGGATGCCATGGCCGCCGCGGACCGCACCATCGACCTCATCATCGACACCGTGGCCGCTCCGCACGACCTGAACCCGTTCTTCCGCACCCTGCGCGTGGACGGTGCCCTGTTCCAGCTGGGCCTGCCATCCGACGCCATGCCGCCGGTGAATCCGGGGGCCCTTATCCGGCGGCGGATCGCGTACGCTGGCTCGCTGATCGGCGGCATCGCCGAAACTCAGGAGATGCTCGACTTCTGCGCGGAGCATGGAGTAGTGGCGGATATCGAACTGGTGCGCGCAGACCAGCTGAATGAGGCCTACGACCGCATGGTGGCAGGCGACGTGAAGTACCGGTTTGTGCTGGACGCCAGCACCCTGCAGGCTCCGGCCGAGAAGGCAGACGCATGAGCACCCTGTTCACCAAAATCATCAATGGCGAGATCCCCGGACGCTTCGTCTGGCGGGAAGCTGACGTTGCGGCCTTCCTGACCACGGGTCCCCTGGCCGACGGGCACACCCTGGTGGTCCCCACCGAGGAGGTGGACCGCTGGACGGATGCGTCCCCGGAAACCCTCGCGAAGGTGATGGAAGTGGCCCGCCGGATCGGTGCGGTGCAGCTGGACGTCTTCCCCGCCGAGCGGGCGGGGCTGATTGTGGCCGGGTACGAGATCAACCACCTGCACGTCCACGTGTGGCCGTCCAGGACCATGGCTGATTTCGATTTCGCCTCGGCCAACCAGAACCCGGATCCCGCGGTGCTGGACGCGAACGCCGAAAAGCTGCGCGCCGGGCTTCGGGCCGCCGGCTACGCGGAGTTCGTTCCCGCCAGCTGAGCCTGACGCTCGCGCCGGTTTGGCCCGTCCAGGACTTTGCTGGCGGGCCTAGGCCGGCGCGAGCGCCTTGTTCAGGACAGCCCGGATCCGCTTTTCGGAGACGGAATAGGCCGTTCCGAGTTCGACGGCGAAGAGGCTCACCCGCAGCTCTTCGATCATCCAGCGGACCTGGATCAGTTCGGCACCCGCCCGGCGCCCGGGCAGCAGGGCCGACACGGCGTCGTCGTAATCGTCTTCCAGCCGCTGGACCGCGGCCATGCTCAGCCCATCCCGCTGGACGTTGCCAGGGAGCTTTTCGAGGCGTTTCTCGATGGCGGCAAGGTAGCGCGGGAGCTGGCTCAGCTGCTTGTAGCCGGTGCGGGCCACAAATCCCGGGAACACGAGCTGCTCGAGCTGACTCCTGACATCGTTCAGGGCGCTGATGAGCGCCAGGCTGGTGGTGCCCTTCAGCTGTTTCTCAATCCGCCGGGTGCTGGCCAGGACGCGCTCCACCACGGCCGTCACACTGAAGACGGTATCGATGAGTTCCGCCCGGACCTGCTCGTAGAGGGCGTCGAAGGACGCGCGGTCCCACGGGAGTTCCGCCGGGGTCAGTTTGTCCACGGCGGCCAGGGCACAATCGGCAATGAGGGCCGACACTGAACCGTGCGGATTCTGGCTGAACGTCAACTTTTCGGTGTTGTTGAGGTGCTCCAGGACGTAGCGGTCCGGTGCCGGCACCCTCAGGGCGAGGAGCCGGATCACACCGCCGCGCATGGCCTCGAGCTGCTCCGACGAGGTCTGGAAGACGCGCAGCGCCACGGATGTTCCTTCATCCACCAAAGCTGGATAGCCGGTGACCATGTGGCCGTTGACGGTGTTGCTGACCTGCCGCTGGACCGTGCCGAAGGCCCACTCGGTCAGGCCGGTCTGTTCCTGGAAGCCTGTGCCGCTGCCCGCTGAATTGCCGCCCGCCGATGACGCGGGTACGTTCCCGCCGGACTTTCCGGGTGACTTCGAATTTCCCCGAGACTGCGGCGCGGTGGTTCCGGGTGTCGCCCCCAGGGATTCCGCAATGGCGCGGCGTGTTGCCGGGGCCAGCCGCTCCTGCAGGGCTGCGAGGTCCTTGCCCTCATCCAGCGCCTTGCCCTGGGTATCGACAACCTTGAAGCTCACCCGCAGGTGGGACGGCACAGCGTCCCAGTTCCAGGAACCGGGCGGGATGACGTGGCCGCGGATCCGGCGCAGGGCCAGCTCCAGTGAAGCTTCCAGCTCATCATTCGCCGGATCGAAGTCCGATTCCAGGGCAGCAACGGCTTGCCGGGCCACATCCGGGGCGGGGACAAAGTTCTTGCGGACCTGCTTGGGGAGTGACTTGATCAGGGCAGCCACGAGTTCCGCGCGCTGGCCGGGGATCAGCCAGCGGAAGGCGGCATCATCGAGCTGGTTCAGGAAGAGCACCGGGACTTCGGCTGTGACGCCGTCGGACGGGTTGGGGGGAGATCCGGGCGCCACCGGGTGGAACTCGTAGCTGAGCGGCAGCTCGAAGCCCTTGTGCAGCAGCGTCTTCGGATAGGCGGCTTCGTCCAGGCCATCGGCGTCGTTGTTGAGCAGCAGCGACTTGTCGTAGTCCAGAAGGTCCGGGCTCTGCTGCCGGGCCTCCTTCCACCATTTGTCGAAGTGCCGTTCGGACACAACATCGCGGCCGATCCTGGCGTCGTAGAACTCAAACAGCGTTTCGTCGTCCACCAGCAGGTCGCGGCGGCGCATCCTGGCCTCGAGCTCCTCCACTTCAAGGAGGAGGGCGCGGTTGCGGTGGAAGAACTTATGGTGCGTTTTCCAGTCGCCTTCCACCAGGGCGTGCCGGATGAACAGCTCGCGGGCCAGCACAGGATCCACTCGGCTGTAGTTGACGCGGCGCTGCGGGATGATGGGCACGCCGTACAGGGTGACCTTCTCGTAGGCCATGACTGCGCCCATTTTGGTGGACCAGTGCGGCTCGCTGTAGCTGCGCTTAACGAGGTCCGGCGCCACCTGTTCTGCCCAGACGGGATCGAATTTGGCTGCGACCCTGGCCCAGAGGCGGCTGGTCTCCACGAGTTCGGCAGCCATCACAAACGTGGGGGACTTCTTGAAGAGCGACGAGCCGGGGAAGATTGCGAAGCGGCTGCCGCGGGCACCGGCGTATTCGCGCTTGCGCTCGTCCAGGATGCCGATGTGGCTGAGGAGGCCCGACAGCAGGCTCACGTGGATGCCCTCGTGGTTGCCCACGGGATCGGCCAGGCGCTTGTTGTCCAGGCTGATCCCGAGCGGGCGGGCCATCTGGCGGAGCTGGGCGAAGAGATCCTGCCATTCCCTGACCCGAAGGTAGTTGATGAACTCGGTCCGGCACAGGCGGCGGAACTGGGTGGACGAGAGTTCCTGCTGTTTCTCCTGCAGGTAGTTCCACAGGTTCAGGAAGCCAGTGAAGTCAGAGTTTTCGTCACGGAAGCGGGCATGCTTCTCGGCGGCGAGCTGCTGCTTGTCCGTTGGACGTTCGCGCGGGTCCTGGATGGTCAGTGCCGCGGCCAGGATCATTACCTCGCGGACGCAGCCGCGCTTGCCGGCCTCCACAATCATCCTGCCGAGGCGGGGATCCACCGGCAGCTGGGCAAGCTGCTGTCCGACGGCGGTCAGCCCGCCGCTCTTGGCGTCACCTGGTCTAACGGCATTCAAGGCGCCGAGCTCGCGCAGGAGCGTCACGCCGTCGTTGATTGCCCGCGAGTCCGGCGGCTCGACAAACGGGAAGTTCTCCACGTCCTTGGGCCCGCGGGCCACACCCATGGCGGTCATCTGCAGGATGACTGCCGCCAGGTTGGTGCGCAGGATTTCCGGATCCGTGAACAGCGGCCGGGACTCGAAGTCCTCTTCTGAATAGAGCCGGATGGCGATGCCGTCCGACACGCGGCCGCACCGGCCGGAGCGCTGGTTCGCCGAAGCCTGCGACACACGCTCGATGGGCAGCCGCTGGACCTTGGTGCGGTGCGAGTAGCGGGAGATGCGGGCCGTGCCGGTGTCGATGACGTACTTGATGCCGGGGACCGTCAGGGACGTTTCGGCCACGTTGGTGGCCAGCACAATCCGGCGGTTCTTGCCGGGGTGGAACACCTTGTGCTGTTCCTGCAGGCTCAGGCGGGCGAACAGGGGGAGCACCTCGGTGCCAGCCAGGCGCCGGTTGGACTGGATCCTGGCGTTGAGTGCCTCTGCTGCGTCGCGGATTTCGCGCTCGCCGGAGAAAAAGACCAGGATGTCGCCGGGGGCCTCGGTGGCGAGTTCGTCCACGGCGTCGCAGACTGCGTCGAGCGGATCGCGGTCCTCTTCGAGTTCGTCGTCGGAGGCGTCTGCATCTTCGCCATCGGCGGGTCCGCCGGCTGGCTGGGACAGCGGCCTGTACCGGATCTCCACCGGGAACGTGCGCCCGGACACCTCGATGATGGGGGAGGGCTCGTCGTCGGACCCGAAGTGTTTGGCGAACCGCTCCGGATCGATCGTGGCCGAGGTGATGATGATTTTCAGGTCCGGCCGCTGCGGCAGGATGCGCTTGAGGTAGCCCAGGATGAAGTCGATATTGAGGCTGCGCTCGTGCGCTTCATCAATGATGATGGCGTTGTATTTGCGCAGCAGCTTGTCCCGCTGGATCTCGGCGAGCAGGATGCCGTCGGTCATGAGCTTGACCTTGGTGGCGCGGCTGACTTCGCCCGTGAACCGCACCTGGAAGCCGACTTCCTGGCCGATCTCCACACCGAGTTCCTCGGCGATGCGCTCAGCGACGGTGCGGGCTGCGAGCCGCCGCGGCTGGGTGTGCCCGATCAGGCCGTTGTCGCCCAGGCCCAGCTCGAGGCACATTTTGGGGATCTGGGTGGTCTTGCCGGAGCCGGTCTCGCCGGCGATGATGGTCACCTGGTTCGCTGCAATGGCAGCCTTCAGGTCCTCGCGGCGCTCGGAAACGGGCAGCTCAGCAGGGTAGGAGATATGAAATGTCATGGCTGCAGCCAGTCTACTGGGGCGGGGCGTGATTCCCGTGCTTGCTGCTGGCAACCCGAGACCAGACATGAAAAGGGACCCGGCTCTTTATGAGCCGGGTCCTTTTTGTGTGTTGGTGGGTTGGTAATGGCGGGTTGAGGCATGCTTTCTGGTTAGAAAATGCGCAGGGTGTAGTTGACGCTGGGCAGGTCCAGTGCGGACCAGGGCTGGTCGGAGGTGATGGGCGGGGTGTGGCCGCGGCCATCACGCAGGAGCGCTGAGACGGTGGCGGCGAGAACAACGAGGAGCAGGACCACTAGGGCGATTCCGAAGATTTCCATGACTCAATGCTGCTCCCATGCGCGGTGAAGAAACAGTGGCAGAAATGCCCAAAAAGCTCTAATTTCTGCCATAATGGAAGCATGCTCAAATCAGTGGCAGTCATCGTAGTTCCCAACTTCTCTGTCTTCGAGTTCGCCACCGCCTGCGAGGTTTTTGGCATCGACAGATCAGGACGCAGCAGCAACGTCCCCGCTTTCGACTTCCGGGTCTGCACACCCGAACCGGGTAACGTCCGGATGAAGTCGGGACTCTCCCTGAATGTTTCGCTGGGATTGGAGGCAACGGCGGACGCGGACCTCGTGATCATGACCCCCTTCGGACGCGACGACGACGTTCCGGAATCCGTGCTGGAGGCATTGCGCGCCGCGCACGCCCGTGGAGCCTGGGTGATGTCCATCTGTTCCGGAGCCTTTGCCCTGGCCCGCGCCGGACTGCTGAACGGGCGGCGTTGCACCACGCACTGGCACTATTCCCACGAACTCGCAAACCGGTACCCGGAAGTGCAGGTCGATGAAAACGTGCTCTATGTGCAGGACGGCAACCTGATCACCAGCGCCGGAACAGCGGCAGGAATTGATGCCTGCCTCCATCTGGTGCGCGTTGAGCTGGGCGCCAATGTGGCAGCCGCCATTGCCCGGGACATGGTGGTGCCGCCGCACCGCGACGGCGGCCAGGCTCAGTTCATCGACCGGCCCGTGCCTGCCTGTGGATCGGCACCGATGGAAGAGTTGCTGCGCTGGATGGTGCAGAACCTGGAGCAGGAGCACACGGTCGTGGAGTTGGCGTCCCGCGTCCACATGTCAGCCAGGACCTTCGCCCGCCGCTTCCGGTCCGAAACCGGGGCCACACCCGCTGCCTGGCTGAACTCGCAGCGGGTCCTCCGGGCGCAGGAGCTGTTGGAATCCACTGACCTGAACATCGACGAAATTGCCCGGGAATCCGGCTTTGGCCACCCCGTCCTGCTCCGGCATCACTTTGCCAAGGTGCTGGACACCAGCCCGCAGTCCTACCGCCGGGCGTTCCGGGGGCAACTGGTAACAGCAGGCTGACTGGAGA from Pseudarthrobacter sp. SSS035 carries:
- a CDS encoding NAD(P)-dependent alcohol dehydrogenase; protein product: MTPGRPVPPPLARPVLPNDDAVAAHPAADLDTVPRTGVLAAAYGAASADSGLAPLTLARRAPKEDDVEIAIEFCGLCHSDVHATRGEWGSQKYPLVPGHEIVGTVSRVGSAVTDFIPGDRVGVGCMVDSCRECESCLDGLEQYCENGLIGTYGAKDPRNGDAITQGGYSSAVVVDRRYVVRVPGNLDPAAVAPLLCAGVTTFSPLRHFDVEEGDVVGVVGLGGLGHMAVKLAKAMGARVVVFTTSEAKVPAALELGADDVILSRDKDAMAAADRTIDLIIDTVAAPHDLNPFFRTLRVDGALFQLGLPSDAMPPVNPGALIRRRIAYAGSLIGGIAETQEMLDFCAEHGVVADIELVRADQLNEAYDRMVAGDVKYRFVLDASTLQAPAEKADA
- a CDS encoding HIT family protein, producing MSTLFTKIINGEIPGRFVWREADVAAFLTTGPLADGHTLVVPTEEVDRWTDASPETLAKVMEVARRIGAVQLDVFPAERAGLIVAGYEINHLHVHVWPSRTMADFDFASANQNPDPAVLDANAEKLRAGLRAAGYAEFVPAS
- the hrpA gene encoding ATP-dependent RNA helicase HrpA — translated: MTFHISYPAELPVSERREDLKAAIAANQVTIIAGETGSGKTTQIPKMCLELGLGDNGLIGHTQPRRLAARTVAERIAEELGVEIGQEVGFQVRFTGEVSRATKVKLMTDGILLAEIQRDKLLRKYNAIIIDEAHERSLNIDFILGYLKRILPQRPDLKIIITSATIDPERFAKHFGSDDEPSPIIEVSGRTFPVEIRYRPLSQPAGGPADGEDADASDDELEEDRDPLDAVCDAVDELATEAPGDILVFFSGEREIRDAAEALNARIQSNRRLAGTEVLPLFARLSLQEQHKVFHPGKNRRIVLATNVAETSLTVPGIKYVIDTGTARISRYSHRTKVQRLPIERVSQASANQRSGRCGRVSDGIAIRLYSEEDFESRPLFTDPEILRTNLAAVILQMTAMGVARGPKDVENFPFVEPPDSRAINDGVTLLRELGALNAVRPGDAKSGGLTAVGQQLAQLPVDPRLGRMIVEAGKRGCVREVMILAAALTIQDPRERPTDKQQLAAEKHARFRDENSDFTGFLNLWNYLQEKQQELSSTQFRRLCRTEFINYLRVREWQDLFAQLRQMARPLGISLDNKRLADPVGNHEGIHVSLLSGLLSHIGILDERKREYAGARGSRFAIFPGSSLFKKSPTFVMAAELVETSRLWARVAAKFDPVWAEQVAPDLVKRSYSEPHWSTKMGAVMAYEKVTLYGVPIIPQRRVNYSRVDPVLARELFIRHALVEGDWKTHHKFFHRNRALLLEVEELEARMRRRDLLVDDETLFEFYDARIGRDVVSERHFDKWWKEARQQSPDLLDYDKSLLLNNDADGLDEAAYPKTLLHKGFELPLSYEFHPVAPGSPPNPSDGVTAEVPVLFLNQLDDAAFRWLIPGQRAELVAALIKSLPKQVRKNFVPAPDVARQAVAALESDFDPANDELEASLELALRRIRGHVIPPGSWNWDAVPSHLRVSFKVVDTQGKALDEGKDLAALQERLAPATRRAIAESLGATPGTTAPQSRGNSKSPGKSGGNVPASSAGGNSAGSGTGFQEQTGLTEWAFGTVQRQVSNTVNGHMVTGYPALVDEGTSVALRVFQTSSEQLEAMRGGVIRLLALRVPAPDRYVLEHLNNTEKLTFSQNPHGSVSALIADCALAAVDKLTPAELPWDRASFDALYEQVRAELIDTVFSVTAVVERVLASTRRIEKQLKGTTSLALISALNDVRSQLEQLVFPGFVARTGYKQLSQLPRYLAAIEKRLEKLPGNVQRDGLSMAAVQRLEDDYDDAVSALLPGRRAGAELIQVRWMIEELRVSLFAVELGTAYSVSEKRIRAVLNKALAPA
- a CDS encoding GlxA family transcriptional regulator, producing MLKSVAVIVVPNFSVFEFATACEVFGIDRSGRSSNVPAFDFRVCTPEPGNVRMKSGLSLNVSLGLEATADADLVIMTPFGRDDDVPESVLEALRAAHARGAWVMSICSGAFALARAGLLNGRRCTTHWHYSHELANRYPEVQVDENVLYVQDGNLITSAGTAAGIDACLHLVRVELGANVAAAIARDMVVPPHRDGGQAQFIDRPVPACGSAPMEELLRWMVQNLEQEHTVVELASRVHMSARTFARRFRSETGATPAAWLNSQRVLRAQELLESTDLNIDEIARESGFGHPVLLRHHFAKVLDTSPQSYRRAFRGQLVTAG